Below is a window of Aeromonas veronii DNA.
AAACCATCTTCAAACAGCACCACCAGTTGGCCTTGATCTTTTGCAAGCTGCGGCGCTTTGCGGCCTACCTTTTTCTCGGTCTCGCGGATCTCGTCCGGTGCGCCACGCAGCCGCGCCAGACGCAGCAAGGCATCTTGCAGGCTGCGGTTGTCCGGCGCTATCTGGTAGCCGCGCTGATAGTCGACCCAGGCATCGTTGAGATCCCCGGCCGCCTCATAGAGCACGGCGGAAAAATAGAAGGTGTAGGCGTTCTGAAAACCGTTTTTGACCCGGCCGATCAACCGATCGAGATCCGGTGCGCCGCGCGACATCAGCTGGCGCATCTCGCCTTCTGCCTCGGCCTCTTCGCTCTCATCCTTCGCCTTGTTCACCTCGTCGGCACGCCGTTTCAGCGCCTGCTCCTGCACCTGATTGGCCCGGCGTACCTCCACCAGGGCGCCATCGGCATCCCCCCGTTGCAGGTAGTTGAGGGCCAGATAGTGGTGCAGCATGGTGCGTTCGTAATCGGGAGTACGATAGGCCATCGACTGATCGTTGGTGAGCAGGCTACCCACCTGATCGAGCCCGTGGCTCAGCCGGTATTCGGCCTGATTGTCTTCCCACTGAAGGCGGCTGTCGGCGGCGGTGAACGCCTGTTTGCTGCCGGCATCCTGACCGGCGAGCCAGGCGATGCGCCCCTCTTCAAGGCGATCGAGGACAAAGGTGTCATCCCCAAGGGTCGAGTCACGCACCTCGGGCAGCGCCTCGGCGGCATGGCCCAGCAGCAGTTGGTTGCGCAGCGGCACCATCTGATCGGAGTAGGAGACGAACATATCCTGCCAGCGGGAGGCGCAGCCCCCCAGCAACAGCAGGGCGCCGCAGAGCAACAGGGCGCGGCGGCAGGTTGCGGTGTGGCGATTCATTACAGGCTGAGCAGCGGCCCCAGCGGCTGGCCACCGACCAGATGCATGTGGATGTGGTAGACCTCCTGCCCGCCATGGCGGTTGCAGTTCATGATGAGGCGGTAGCCATCTTCGGCAATGCCCGCATCGCTGGCCAGCTTGCGGGCCACGGTGAACATCCGGCCAAGGGCCAGTTCATGTTCGGCTTCCACGTCATTGACGGTGGGGATCAGCACATTGGGGATGATCAGAATATGGGTCTTGGCCTTGGGCTGGATATCCCGGAATGCGGTGACCAGATCGTCTTGATAAAGGATGTCGGCGGGGATCTCTTTACGGATGATTTTGCTGAAAATGGTTTCTTGCGCCATGGCTAACTCCCTTATATGAAACAGAAAATTGAACTAGAACCCCAAGCGGCTCCCGAAAGGGGGGCGAGCAGCACGCCAAGTGTGACACAAGCCGACATTTGACACAGCTGATGTCCCATTCCCTTCAGTAATTGTTAAAAATACCGATAGCCAGAGGGACGTCATCTGCAGCGCCTGTTCAGGGTGGTCTGCAGGGTATCAAAAGGACGGGGTACTCAGGCAAGGGACTTTTGCATATACAGCGGGACAATAATGAAACAAACAATGTCGGATCTCTCCATCTTGCAGCGAGTCTACCTTGGCTTCGCGATCCTGGTGGCCGTGATGGTGGCCAGTTCACTGCTCACATTTCGTAGTCAGGAGACCCTGGGGAATGCGCTGGAGCAGGTTACCCAGCAGTCCATGCCGCTGGTGATTGCCAGCAGCCAGACCCAGATCACCCTGCTCAGCGCCAACAAGTGGCTGGGGGATGTGCTCACCGAGCAGGATCCCAAACTGCTGCCGGCCGAAGTGGCCGAACTGAAACAGGCCAAAGCCGCGGTGGGCAAGAGCCTTGACGCCTTGCGCCAGCAGGTCGCCCACCACCCCGAACTGCAAGGGGAGATGAGCAGCCTTAGCCAACAGGTTGACAGCTATCTGCAACTGACCGACACCCTGCCCGGCGAA
It encodes the following:
- the hinT gene encoding purine nucleoside phosphoramidase — translated: MAQETIFSKIIRKEIPADILYQDDLVTAFRDIQPKAKTHILIIPNVLIPTVNDVEAEHELALGRMFTVARKLASDAGIAEDGYRLIMNCNRHGGQEVYHIHMHLVGGQPLGPLLSL